The Chamaesiphon minutus PCC 6605 DNA window AAAAGATTTATTTGTCGGATATTTACTCCACGACTACTGGATCGATAATCCCGACCGCCACGACCGTAACTGGGGGATTCAAGTCGATCTAAATGGGAATAAAGAACTCTTACCAAACTATGACTATGGACGTGCTTTAGTTGATTTTCCACTGACAAATAATCGATTTGAGATCTTTGCCGAACGACTCGGACAAGTGAGAACTTGTGCTTTTGTCAATAATGACGGCGACAAAATCAAAATGGATGAAATGGTTCGATTACTAACCAAAATAAATCCAGATGCTACGAAATATTGGAGCGATCGCATCGCCCAAGTGGGGGAAAAAGGACTAAATGCTGTATTCGATCGTTTTCCTCTAAATTCGGCAAGTCCAGAAAGAATTGAATTTGCGAAAGTATTTATCGATTACAATTCTTTCCGGTTACAGCAGATCGTTCAGAGCATATAGAAGCCATTTGAGATCTTTGAGGGCGATCGATCGTAATTTTGTCAACGTTTCTGGCCAGCGGCGGCAGATCGCCTTTGCATCACCACCAAGATCTCTCAACCGTCTGCTGCACCAGGGTTGTTATACTGCGTCGCTATCGAATTACTCAAGCTACAAGCGTAAGCTTCAATCATTACTGCTGCCGCTTTTGCTAATTTGATTCCATTATCATGCTTCTTGAATAATCGGCACTCTGCGAAGGCTCCATCAACCAGTATCAATAATGCCGCACTCAGTTCCTTAGCTTGTTCGATTCCAGCGAGTTCAGCGAGTTCTATCAGGCAACCGCGCATTTTCTGTTTGTGCGCGATCGCCACCTGATGTCCCGGATAATCGGCTTCAGGAAACTCAGAAGCGACCATCAGGAATGGACAACCGTGACTATCTGCACTACTCAACAATTCATCAAGCCAGATAAAAATGGCTAGCAACTGTTGCTTGGGTTGCCTCAGATGCTGGTTAACAACAGTTTCAAACAGTTCCCAAAAGCGTTGATTTCGCCCTTCCAAATAGGCAACAACTAAATCATCTTTAGAAGGAAAATAGCGGTATAGCGTTGTTTTCGCCACTTCAGACTGGGCAATAATCGTATCCACCCCGATCGCTCGAACCCCTTCGCGATAAAATAATTCGTCCGCCACACCAAGGATTCGCGCTCTCGCGTCAGTTTGAGTTCTAGACATTTTCATCTCCCAAAAAATCGATTATTTTTTTATTCTACCCTTGACAGCTACAGACCTGTCTGTTTTAATAAAATAAAAGCAATACAGACCTGTCTGTTTTAAGGAGGATAGAGTATGAAGATTGGGATTATTGGCAGTGGCAACATGGGGCGATCGCTTGGCATTCTCTGGGCAGAGCAAGGGCATCAAGTCTTCTTTGGTGCTCGGACTGCTGAGAAAGGAAAAGCTGTGGCAGAATCGGCAGGACAAGGGACACAAGGTGGTACTAATGATGAAGCCGCAGCCTTTGGGGATGTAATACTGTACTCGGCGCGGGGTGTCGATCCGGTTGAGGTATTATCCTCAACGGCAGTCTTGACGGGCAAGATTTTAATTGACCCTAATAATTCAACGATTCCCGCAGAATTTGCCTACGAGCCGATCGAGAAATCCTTAGCTGAAATCTTGGCAGAACAAGTCCCGAATGCGATCGTGGTTAAAGCGTTTAACACAATGGCGCAGGAAGTGTTTGAGCTTGCTCCAGAACCGTTAAGAGGGCATCGCGTTTCTGTATTTGTGGCGAGTGATAATGAGACAGCCCGACAAACCGTAATGCAGTTAGCAGAGGAAATTGGCTTTGTGGCGATCGACAGTGGCAGATTACGCAATGCTCGCATGATTGAAACCATTGGCGATTTCATTCGGTTTGTTATCATCGGTCAGCAACAGGGCAGTTACGCGACGATTTCAGTGGACGTTTTACCTGCGGTAGAGACACAACGGCTAGGTGGGAGACAGGCTTCGGATTTGAAATAGACTATACAGCTTTCACTTTAGGAGGTTAACCCAATGTTTGATTCACTCTCTGGCAAAAAAGTCGTGATTATCGGTGCAAGTTCGGGAATTGGATTAGCGGTTGCCAAGAAGACCGCAGAATTGGGTGCATCGGTGGTGATGTCAAGCCGATCGCAAGACAAATTAGATCGAGCAATGGAAGGAATTTCGGGACAGGTTGAAGCGATTGCGGCTGATATTTTGGATGAAAACTCAGTTAACGCACTGTTTGAACGAGTTGGCAATTTCGATTATTTAGTGATTACAGCAGTGGCGGATGAAAATCTGCTCCGCGCACCTTTGGCAGAGATTTCAACAGAAACGGCTCAACGGGGTATGGAGAAATTTTGGGGCACATTCTTTGCGACTCGTGCAGCAACGAAAACGATCGCTCAAAATGGCTCGATCGTCTTAACATCCAGTGTCTCTATCTTCAAACCTGCAAAAACGGGCGGGGTGTCTGTGATGTCTGCTGCGAGTGGGGCAGTCGCGGTATTTGGGCGATCGCTGGCGGCAGAACTCGCCCCGATTCGCGTCAATGTGATTGCACCCGGAGTGGTAGATACCGGGGTGTGGAGCAACACAAGTGAGGTACAGCAATCGGAACTAACACAATGGGCTGAAGAGTCATTGCCTGTAAAGCATCTTGGGCAAGCAGAAGAACTCGCTCAAGCAATATTGAGCTTGATGACCAATACTTACATCACAGGGGCGATTTTGCCTGTCGATGGTGGCTTAACTGTACTGTAGTCAAAATACTTACAGATAGGCTGCAAACATCTCTCTTCACGAACAGGTTGAGCAGTATAACTATTTATCAGACGGAAAGTTATCCGTATAACACCCCAAATTGGGTGAATAGCCCGATAACTGTCCGCATATCCCCTAGCAAATAGGGGGACTACTCTAATTAGATTTAGTGGATGGAGCCGAGATTTTAACTAAGACTTGGCTGCCAACAATTTTAGCTTGATATGCTGTCAGGGGTTTGGTTGCTGGCCCATTTAATACTCCTCCATTAGCATCAAAATTGGCACCATGACAGGGACACGCATATTTCTTCTCTCCTGCTGCCCATTTGACATCACAACCTTGATGCGTACACTTGGGATTGACTGCAATTAATTGTTTGGGATTAGTGGGATTGCGGACGATTGCGACTTCTTTAGTTTGCAAGTAGCCATTTTTGTCTAAATCGCCGACCGAACCAATGACTGTAAAACCTTCAGGCTTTTTCCGAGCGGCTGCTTTAGGGTTATCTTTATCATCGATCCCTAAAACATCG harbors:
- a CDS encoding TetR/AcrR family transcriptional regulator, producing MSRTQTDARARILGVADELFYREGVRAIGVDTIIAQSEVAKTTLYRYFPSKDDLVVAYLEGRNQRFWELFETVVNQHLRQPKQQLLAIFIWLDELLSSADSHGCPFLMVASEFPEADYPGHQVAIAHKQKMRGCLIELAELAGIEQAKELSAALLILVDGAFAECRLFKKHDNGIKLAKAAAVMIEAYACSLSNSIATQYNNPGAADG
- a CDS encoding NADPH-dependent F420 reductase translates to MKIGIIGSGNMGRSLGILWAEQGHQVFFGARTAEKGKAVAESAGQGTQGGTNDEAAAFGDVILYSARGVDPVEVLSSTAVLTGKILIDPNNSTIPAEFAYEPIEKSLAEILAEQVPNAIVVKAFNTMAQEVFELAPEPLRGHRVSVFVASDNETARQTVMQLAEEIGFVAIDSGRLRNARMIETIGDFIRFVIIGQQQGSYATISVDVLPAVETQRLGGRQASDLK
- a CDS encoding SDR family oxidoreductase; the encoded protein is MFDSLSGKKVVIIGASSGIGLAVAKKTAELGASVVMSSRSQDKLDRAMEGISGQVEAIAADILDENSVNALFERVGNFDYLVITAVADENLLRAPLAEISTETAQRGMEKFWGTFFATRAATKTIAQNGSIVLTSSVSIFKPAKTGGVSVMSAASGAVAVFGRSLAAELAPIRVNVIAPGVVDTGVWSNTSEVQQSELTQWAEESLPVKHLGQAEELAQAILSLMTNTYITGAILPVDGGLTVL
- a CDS encoding ubiquinol-cytochrome c reductase iron-sulfur subunit, whose translation is MFKRRSFLGYLSIASIASIFPAILTILNSQKATAKITNHDVLGIDDKDNPKAAARKKPEGFTVIGSVGDLDKNGYLQTKEVAIVRNPTNPKQLIAVNPKCTHQGCDVKWAAGEKKYACPCHGANFDANGGVLNGPATKPLTAYQAKIVGSQVLVKISAPSTKSN